Below is a window of Syntrophomonas wolfei subsp. wolfei str. Goettingen G311 DNA.
CAGGAGGAAATTGAAGCCGATCGCTTATCAGCAATGCAAGAAAGCCAGAGGATACTGGAGGAAGCCCGGCAAAGCAAGATTCAGATAATGAATTCCAGCGAAGCCGACATGGTGCGCCTGGTTATGGCGGTAAGCAGGAAGGTAATTGGAGGCGAACTGGAAACCAACCCTCGGGTGATTATCAATATTATCCGGGAAGGCCTGAACTACCTGGACAACCCCCAAAACGTAACCGTCTATGTCAATCCCCTGGAAGTAGATAAGATATTAGAGGTAATGCAAAGCGAATCTTTTAACGATATTGGAAGTAATGAAATCCCGTTAAAGATCACGCCTGATAAACGTATACAAGCGGGTGGATGTACCCTGGAGAGCGATGCCGGATCAGTCGATGCCCGCCTGGAAACCAGGATTGCCAGCGTGGAAAAAGCCATTCAGGAAGTGGCTCCCGATGAATAAAGCGCCGGCTCTTCCGTTGGAAAAATACTTGGATGCACTGGACAAAACCACCACCTGCCAGCTTAAAGGCCGGATATCGCAGGCTATCGGCCTGACCATTGAAGCTACCGGCCCCCGGGTAAGAATGGGGGAACTCTGCTTTTTACAAACCAATTATTCCGATCGCCAGCTGGTTCCAGCGGAAGTAGTTGGTTTCAAAGATAAGAAGATACTGCTCATGCCTCTGGGCAATTTGGAAGGCATTGGCCCGGGTAGCGAATTGCTGGCCAGCGGAACTACTCTGAGGGTTCAAGTGGGAATGGAACTGGTGGGCCGGGTTCTTAATGGATTGGGTGAACCGATTGACGACAGAGGCAGGATAAAGTCCGAGACTACTTATCCGGTGACCAACCAACCCCCCAGTCCCCTGAAAAGAAAACGCATCACTGAAGTTTTGCAGGTAGGGGTAAAAGCCATCGATGGTCTGGTTAGCATAGGCAAAGGCCAGAGAATGGGAATACTGGCGGGCAGTGGAGTGGGTAAGAGTACCTTGATTGGGATGATTGCCCGCAATACGGAAGCTGATATCAATGTTATTGCTCTTATCGGGGAGCGGGGGCGTGAAGTCCGGGAGTTTTTGGAGCGCGACCTGGGGGAAGAAGGCCTGGGAAAATCTGTAGTAGTAGTAGCAACATCGGATCAGCCTGCCCTGGTTAGATTGAAAGGTGCCTTTGTCGCTACCAGTATTGCCGAATACTTCCGTGACCAGGGTAAAGATGTACTATTCTTGATGGATTCCGTAACCCGTTTTGCCTTGGCCCAGCGTGAAGTTGGCCTGGCCATTGGTGAGCCGCCGGCTACCAGGGGCTATACTCCTTCAGTGTTTGCCATGCTGCCTAAACTCTTGGAGAGAGCAGGTACTTCGGAAAAGGGAACCATTACCGGACTGTATTCCGTGCTGGTGGAGGGTGATGACCTGAATGAACCAATAACTGATGCGGTACGGGGAATATTGGATGGACATATTGCCTTAAGTCGAAGCCTGGCGGCCATGAATCTCTACCCGGCTATTGATGTGGGGCAGAGCATAAGTCGTGTTATGATTGATATAGCATCTCCAAAACATATCAAAAACGCCAACCGCTTCAGGAGCATACTGGCCACCTATGAAGAAGCTCGGGACCTCATTGATATTGGGGCCTATAAGAAGGGCTCCAACCCTCGCATAGATGAATCTATTGCCTTGATTGATAAATGCCAAAACTTTATTAGACAGGATATCTACGATGAAGCCAATATAACTACCACTTTGGAAAACCTGGAAGAAGCTGTTCGTCTATAGAGGTGAGCCGTAATGAAAGCATTTCGTTTTAGATTGCAGACCAAACTGGAGATTTGCACCCGCCAGGAACAAATAGCCTGGGAAGAAATGCAGAGCCGCCTTAAGGAACGCGAGCTCTTGCTGGAGGAATTACAGTACCGGGAGCGAAGGTTGCTGGCAGTGGAAGAAGAAATAAGGCAGGATAGCTGCAAAGCTCAAGGGTTTCAAGCCCTGTTGCTTAAGAGAGAATTCGTTCCTGTACTCGTAATGCAGATAGTACAGGCAGAACAAAACCTGTCCCAGGCCGAAGCCAGAGTGGAAGAAGCCCGGGTACTGCTGTTAGAAAGAAAGCGAGAAACCAGTACCCTGGAAAAATTAAAAGAACGGGCCTGGCAGGAATACCTTTTAGAACTCCAACAGGAGGAACAAAAGATTATTGATGAAATAGCTATCAACAATCATTTTCGCAGGGATCTGGCTTAAGGTCTGTTTGAAAAGTATGAGGAGTGAAGGGTAAGGGGTGAGGGGCTTATTTATTTTCTAACCCATAATCCTACTGTTCAACAACCGCTAAATCATACTTAATCTGCGTAAATCTGTGTCAAAAATATTGGAGTCCCCTGGCCCATTTTCATCATTATTTATGGCTCCTGGCCACGGGGGTTAATTAAGAATTGGAGAGTTTTTAGAACTATGATATTGAAAAAAATTAAAATTTTGCTGGTTTTTTTATCACTTCTGGTTTTGCTGGGCGGAGGCTATTACCTTCTGCTCTATGTAAACCTGCTTTCAGCCCCGGCTTTTCTGAAAAATGCGCCTCTCTTGGGTAACTTTGTCTCTCGGAGCTCGGAACAGGTCTCCCGGCTTCAGTATGAAGAAGCCTTCAAGCAAAAGGAAAAGGCTATGACGGAGAACCAGAAATTACGCCAGACCCTGCAGAATAAAGCAGAGGAGATGGAAAATACCAGAAAGAGCTTGGCTGATTTAAAGAAAAAGCTCAAACTTAGCGAGCAGGAAGACGATAATCTTAAAGAGGAGATTGCTCAGCTCAATAGTGAAATACTGGACTTGAAAAGCAAGCAGGAAAGCAAAACCGCCGCCTACAAGGATATGGCTGCCTATTTCAGCGAAATGAAGGCCAAAACAGCCGCCGATATTCTATCCCGCTTGGATGATGAGGATGTAATAGGGATTTTCAGCCAGATGGAAAATGATACGGTGGCCGAGTTGATGCAGAATATGGATGCTGCCAGAGCGGCTCGGATAAGCAAGAAAATGCTGGTGGCAGCACCCTGAGAATCCTGGGGGGGGTAAGGTCTGGGCAAGAGAAAGTATAGATTTCTTGCTCAGACCTGGCCCCGCCGGGAGAATAAAACTGGATAAAAGTGAGAGTGGGGATTGAGGGGAGATTTCTCAAAAAGGTTCATCTCACCATAGCTCTGCGGCACTTTTAGCCGTTGTTTGTGATATCCGTTCCCTTCTTGGTATCTAGCAAAACTCTCCTCGGGGTACAACAGAATAAAGGAGGTGATAAATTGACAGGATTGGACATGGTAGCAGTTGCTCCTAAAGCTGAAGGCGCTACCAATACCTCTCCGCTTAGGAATCCTGTTGCCAAAGGAAAAAATGAAAATGATTTTCCAAGACAATTGAAAAAAGCTTCATCAAAGCAAAGTGTGCGACAGGAAAGTAAGGGAGCAGGCAGCTTAAGGGAAGCAACTACTGCGAAGCTCAAATTTCTAAAAAATAGCGGAGAGCAAGAAAGAGCTGGACCGGGAGCCGAAGTAATATCGGAGAGTTGCCATATTTCGGAAAAACAAGAAGCAACTCCTCCCCCAAATGCAGCCGAAAAAGAGAGGGAGCTTGCCGGGCTGCCCTACCCCTTATTGCTGGCAGGAGCGGATGTTAATCCAAAGCCAATAGGTGAGGAATTAAATCTAA
It encodes the following:
- the fliI gene encoding flagellar protein export ATPase FliI, which encodes MNKAPALPLEKYLDALDKTTTCQLKGRISQAIGLTIEATGPRVRMGELCFLQTNYSDRQLVPAEVVGFKDKKILLMPLGNLEGIGPGSELLASGTTLRVQVGMELVGRVLNGLGEPIDDRGRIKSETTYPVTNQPPSPLKRKRITEVLQVGVKAIDGLVSIGKGQRMGILAGSGVGKSTLIGMIARNTEADINVIALIGERGREVREFLERDLGEEGLGKSVVVVATSDQPALVRLKGAFVATSIAEYFRDQGKDVLFLMDSVTRFALAQREVGLAIGEPPATRGYTPSVFAMLPKLLERAGTSEKGTITGLYSVLVEGDDLNEPITDAVRGILDGHIALSRSLAAMNLYPAIDVGQSISRVMIDIASPKHIKNANRFRSILATYEEARDLIDIGAYKKGSNPRIDESIALIDKCQNFIRQDIYDEANITTTLENLEEAVRL
- a CDS encoding FliH/SctL family protein; the encoded protein is MSKVIKGSDMLLFQPKVIDLTAIYELKKQAEAEKLEATEEITEEDLLSNDIALKQLELKELQLEAERIVDENEKIVRELLEKVREEARTIIAEAQEEAEVIRQQALEKAEELLVSKQKEGYENGLKKAQEEIEADRLSAMQESQRILEEARQSKIQIMNSSEADMVRLVMAVSRKVIGGELETNPRVIINIIREGLNYLDNPQNVTVYVNPLEVDKILEVMQSESFNDIGSNEIPLKITPDKRIQAGGCTLESDAGSVDARLETRIASVEKAIQEVAPDE
- a CDS encoding flagellar export protein FliJ; translation: MKAFRFRLQTKLEICTRQEQIAWEEMQSRLKERELLLEELQYRERRLLAVEEEIRQDSCKAQGFQALLLKREFVPVLVMQIVQAEQNLSQAEARVEEARVLLLERKRETSTLEKLKERAWQEYLLELQQEEQKIIDEIAINNHFRRDLA
- a CDS encoding MotE family protein; its protein translation is MKKIKILLVFLSLLVLLGGGYYLLLYVNLLSAPAFLKNAPLLGNFVSRSSEQVSRLQYEEAFKQKEKAMTENQKLRQTLQNKAEEMENTRKSLADLKKKLKLSEQEDDNLKEEIAQLNSEILDLKSKQESKTAAYKDMAAYFSEMKAKTAADILSRLDDEDVIGIFSQMENDTVAELMQNMDAARAARISKKMLVAAP